One Cuculus canorus isolate bCucCan1 chromosome 2, bCucCan1.pri, whole genome shotgun sequence genomic region harbors:
- the MARCHF11 gene encoding E3 ubiquitin-protein ligase MARCHF11 — protein sequence MSCGAGSVVLPAGEPQRDPAAPLELPAGAGEASGDGAEEAESSSSGEGRRGDSESGRAEAGAAGGGDKPETHSVCSSESGSGSHPGGAGPICKICFQGPEQGELLNPCRCDGSVRYTHQLCLLKWISERGSWTCELCCYRYHVIAIKMKKPCQWQSITITLVEKVQMVAVILGSLFLVASVTWLLWSAFSPYAVWQRKDILFQICYGMYGFMDLVCIGLIVHEGASVYRVFKRWRAVNLHWDVLNYDKATDIEESNRGEPSGGRTLWLPLTAFRNRSLVHPTQLTSPRFQCGYVLFHLFNRMRPQEDSSEDNGSGEVVMRVTSV from the exons ATGAGCTGCGGTGCGGGGAGCGTCGTCCTCCCTGCCGGGGAGCCGCAGCGAGACCCCGCCGCCCCGCTGGAGCTGCCGGCCGGAGCCGGGGAGGCAAGCGGGGACGGcgcagaggaagcagagagcagcagctccggCGAGGGCCGGAGGGGCGACTCGGAGAGCGGCCGCGCCGAGGCGGGGGCCGCCGGCGGCGGCGACAAACCCGAGACCCACTCGGTGTGCAGCAGCGAGAGCGGCAGCGGCAGCCACCCCGGCGGGGCCGGCCCCATTTGCAAGATCTGCTTCCAGGGCCCCGAGCAG GGTGAATTGTTAAATCCTTGCCGCTGTGATGGGTCAGTACGATACACGCATCAGCTTTGCCTGTTAAAGTGGATAAGTGAAAGAGGGTCATGGACCTGTGAACTCTGCTGTTACAGATACCATGTTATagcaattaaaatgaagaagccTTGCCAG tGGCAAAGCATTACTATAACACTGGTTGAGAAAGTGCAGATGGTTGCTGTAATCCTAGGATCTCTGTTCTTAGTAGCAAGTGTGACTTGGCTTCTATGGTCAGCCTTCAGCCCTTATGCAGTATGGCAAAGGAAGGACATCCTTTTTCAAATCTGCTATGGAATGTATGGTTTTATGGATCTAGTATGCATAG gacTGATAGTACATGAAGGTGCATCTGTTTATCGAGTGTTTAAGCGCTGGAGGGCTGTGAATCTACACTGGGATGTGTTAAATTATGATAAAGCCACAGACATAGAAGAGAGCAATCGAGGAGAACCCTCAGGAGGAAGGACATTGTGGTTACCACTGACTGCatttagaaacagaagtttAGTTCATCCAACACAGTTAACCTCACCAAGATTTCAGTGTGGCTATGTATTATTTCATCTGTTCAACCGCATGAGACCTCAGGAAGATTCATCAGAAGATAATGGCTCTGGGGAAGTAGTGATGAGAGTGACCTCAGTGTAG